The Heyndrickxia vini genome contains a region encoding:
- the folK gene encoding 2-amino-4-hydroxy-6-hydroxymethyldihydropteridine diphosphokinase has protein sequence MKNIAYISMGSNIGDREKNLKDACASLKDNGLELLAESSVYETDPVGYTDQGEFLNIVVKVKTELLPEQLLKKCLEIEKELGRTRDVRWGPRTIDLDILLYNNENVETEHLVIPHPRMHERAFVLVPLIEIDPGAQLPNATIPLRQVLNEIPDKEGVRLWK, from the coding sequence ATGAAAAATATTGCGTATATTTCAATGGGGTCGAATATTGGTGATCGCGAAAAAAACTTGAAAGATGCATGTGCGTCGTTAAAAGATAATGGATTGGAACTACTGGCGGAATCTTCCGTTTACGAAACAGATCCCGTTGGCTATACTGATCAAGGTGAATTTTTGAATATTGTTGTTAAAGTAAAAACAGAGTTATTACCTGAACAGCTATTAAAAAAGTGTTTAGAGATAGAAAAGGAATTGGGGAGAACCAGGGATGTTAGGTGGGGACCAAGAACAATTGACCTTGACATTTTACTCTATAATAACGAAAATGTTGAAACAGAGCATTTGGTTATTCCCCATCCACGAATGCATGAACGAGCATTTGTGTTAGTGCCCTTAATTGAAATTGATCCTGGTGCTCAGTTGCCCAATGCAACAATTCCTTTACGTCAAGTTCTAAATGAAATACCTGATAAAGAAGGTGTTCGATTATGGAAATAG
- the folB gene encoding dihydroneopterin aldolase: protein MDKILINNMEFYGYHGVLPEENRLGQRFRVTLTLELDLQKAGKTDNLHDTVSYAEVYEVCKEIVEGKPYQLLEAVAEEISKLVLEKFPRIEQVTVQLIKPDPPIRGHYQSVAVEISRRTSR, encoded by the coding sequence ATGGATAAAATATTAATTAATAATATGGAGTTCTATGGATATCATGGAGTATTGCCAGAAGAAAATCGACTTGGTCAAAGATTTCGGGTAACTTTAACACTTGAACTAGATTTACAAAAGGCGGGAAAAACTGATAACTTACATGATACTGTGAGCTATGCGGAAGTTTATGAAGTTTGTAAAGAAATCGTAGAGGGGAAACCCTACCAATTATTGGAGGCAGTTGCAGAAGAGATTTCCAAACTAGTTTTGGAAAAATTTCCGCGTATTGAACAAGTTACTGTTCAATTGATCAAGCCGGATCCGCCAATCCGCGGACATTACCAATCTGTAGCAGTTGAGATATCAAGGAGAACAAGCCGATGA
- the folP gene encoding dihydropteroate synthase produces the protein MTQVLHCRSHQLDYKNKTLIMGILNITPDSFSDGGKYDNISNAVRRAKQMIRDGADIIDIGGESTRPGHVTVDAEEEISRVVPIIKELSNTIDAPLSIDTYKAKTAEQAILAGAHIINDIWGAKKDPEIANVASEYNVPIILMHNRENLNYTEFIRDVIADLFESITIAKKAGVEDKNIVLDPGIGFAKSLEQQVELMKNLDKIVGLGYPVLLGTSRKSMIGQIMNLPVEERMEATGATVCYGIQKGCQIMRVHDVKEISRMTKMMDVLIGKGEING, from the coding sequence ATGACTCAAGTACTTCATTGTCGCTCACATCAATTAGATTATAAAAATAAAACATTAATTATGGGAATTTTAAATATAACACCTGATTCCTTTTCAGACGGTGGAAAATACGACAATATAAGTAACGCAGTGAGACGCGCAAAACAAATGATTAGAGATGGTGCTGATATCATAGATATTGGAGGAGAGTCCACCAGACCTGGTCACGTTACAGTTGATGCTGAAGAGGAAATTTCGAGGGTTGTCCCTATCATAAAAGAATTATCTAATACAATCGATGCCCCTTTGTCTATCGATACATATAAAGCAAAAACCGCAGAACAAGCAATACTAGCCGGAGCGCACATTATCAATGATATTTGGGGTGCAAAGAAAGATCCTGAAATTGCAAACGTTGCTTCTGAATATAATGTCCCTATTATTCTTATGCATAATAGAGAGAATCTTAACTATACGGAGTTTATCCGCGATGTTATAGCAGATTTATTTGAGAGCATTACTATTGCAAAAAAGGCCGGAGTAGAGGATAAAAATATTGTATTAGATCCGGGGATAGGTTTTGCTAAAAGTTTAGAACAGCAAGTTGAATTGATGAAAAATCTAGATAAAATTGTTGGATTAGGGTACCCGGTTTTGTTAGGAACTTCAAGAAAATCAATGATCGGGCAAATTATGAACTTACCGGTTGAAGAAAGAATGGAAGCAACAGGGGCTACGGTGTGCTATGGTATTCAAAAAGGGTGCCAAATTATGAGGGTACATGATGTTAAAGAAATTAGTAGAATGACAAAAATGATGGACGTTCTTATAGGTAAGGGTGAAATAAATGGATAA
- a CDS encoding helix-turn-helix domain-containing protein: MEIDKWGRRIRAFRKLKGYTQESLAKELGISVSILGEMERGTRLPSDEFLNKVASLLDISVDELTPPAN, translated from the coding sequence ATGGAAATAGATAAATGGGGAAGACGAATTCGCGCGTTTCGAAAATTAAAAGGATATACACAAGAAAGTCTTGCGAAAGAACTTGGAATATCTGTCTCTATTTTAGGTGAAATGGAGAGAGGAACGCGTTTACCATCAGATGAATTTTTGAATAAGGTGGCGAGTCTTCTAGATATATCTGTAGATGAGCTAACACCTCCGGCAAATTAA